A part of Aspergillus flavus chromosome 1, complete sequence genomic DNA contains:
- a CDS encoding putative calcium/calmodulin dependent protein kinase produces MASQAQAQAQAQAQAQRPKVQPCRYKTGKTLGAGSYSVVKECVHIDTGRYYAAKVINKRLMAGREHMVWVSTRKSPGRYTVAGDVRNEIAILKKVSMGHQNILTLVDYFETMNNLYLVTDLALGGELFDRICRKGSYFESDAADLIRAILSAVAYLHDHGIVHRDLKPENLLFRTPEDNADLLIADFGLSRIMDEEQFHVLTTTCGTPGYMAPEIFKKSGHGKPVDIWAIGVITYFLLCGYTPFDRDSNLEEMQAILAADYSFTPLEYWRGVSQHARDFIKRCLTVDPEARMTAHEALQHLWVNPPYDPYADQSGQDLLPTVKKNFNARRTLHKAIDTVRAINKLREGGGLMMDGVMSVDPKPERVNGNHVVEETSHHDGQMDLDSRSDARGQTEEQIRAQEQRVKQMVAGLWSRNAKK; encoded by the exons ATGGCATCCCAAGCACAAGCccaggctcaggctcaggcCCAGGCCCAGCGTCCCAAGGTCCAGCCTTGTCGGTACAAGACGGGGAAGACCCTAGGCGCCGGATCTTACTCCGTTGTGAAGGAGTGCGTACACATCGACACGGGCCGGTATTATGCCGCGAAGGTGATCAATAAGCGACTTATGGCGGGGCGCGAACACATGGTATGGGTGTCTACTAGGAAAAGTCCCGGAAGATATACGGTCGCTGGCGAT GTTCGCAACGAGATCGCTATACTCAAGAAAGTGTCAATGGGTCATCAGAACATTTTGACCTTGGTCGATTACTTTGAAACTATGAATAACT TATATCTGGTCACCGATCTTGCACTGGGTGGCGAGTTGTTCGACCGTATCTGTCGTAAAGGCAGCTACTTCGAATCAGATGCTGCGGATCTTATCCGCGCCATTCTGTCGGCTGTGGCCTACTTACATGATCACGGTATCGTGCACCGTGACTTGAAGCCCGAGAATCTGCTATTTCGCACCCCGGAGGACAATGCGGATCTTTTGATTGCCGACTTTGGCTTGTCTAGGATCATGGACGAAGAACAGTTCCATGTTCTCACTACAACATGCGGTACACCCGGGTACATGGCGCCCGAGATTTTCAAAAAGAGCGGCCACGGAAAGCCAGT GGATATCTGGGCCATCGGTGTCATCACCTACTTCTTACTCTGCGGCTACACCCCCTTTGACCGCGACTCCAACCTGGAAGAGATGCAGGCCATCCTTGCAGCTGACTATTCTTTTACTCCGCTTGAATATTGGCGGGGTGTCTCGCAGCACGCCCGGGATTTCATCAAACGGTGTCTGACCGTGGATCCCGAAGCGCGCATGACCGCCCACGAAGCCCTCCAACACCTCTGGGTCAACCCGCCCTACGACCCATACGCCGATCAGTCCGGTCAAGACTTGCTCCCGACCGTCAAGAAGAACTTCAACGCCCGTCGGACACTTCACAAGGCCATCGATACCGTCCGTGCGATCAACAAGCTCCGCGAAGGTGGCGGCCTGATGATGGACGGGGTGATGAGCGTAGACCCGAAACCGGAAAGGGTCAACGGCAACCATGTCGTCGAGGAAACATCACACCACGACGGACAGATGGACCTCGACAGCCGCAGCGATGCGCGCGGCCAGACGGAAGAACAGATCCGGGCACAGGAGCAGAGAGTGAAACAGATGGTAGCCGGACTGTGGAGTAGAAATGCGAAGAAATGA